Proteins co-encoded in one Afipia sp. P52-10 genomic window:
- a CDS encoding sulfite exporter TauE/SafE family protein encodes MTLHSLLPSGISATALLALMAVGFVSSVARGFSGFGSALIFMPLASAVIDPRVVAPLLLIIDFFAAAPLIPNAWRKADRNAVALMAAGAAVGVPLGTYALTRLDPVTTRWIIAAFVFALLALLITGWRYHGRAHPAATTSVGAVSGFCSGLAQTGGPPVVAYWLGQPLTSAVARANIVLFFAISDVFSVGSYLAGGLLTADVIKLALLTGPIYGLGLFIGAQLFGIASETLFRRTCYSLIALAAVAGLPALDSVLR; translated from the coding sequence ATGACCCTGCATAGCCTCCTCCCATCGGGCATCAGCGCGACGGCGCTGCTTGCCCTGATGGCTGTAGGCTTCGTCTCCAGCGTCGCGCGCGGTTTCTCAGGCTTCGGCTCGGCGCTGATCTTCATGCCGCTGGCAAGCGCCGTGATCGATCCGCGGGTGGTGGCACCGCTGCTGCTGATCATCGATTTCTTTGCCGCCGCACCGCTGATCCCAAATGCCTGGCGCAAGGCGGACCGCAATGCCGTGGCGCTGATGGCCGCGGGTGCCGCGGTCGGCGTGCCGCTCGGTACCTACGCGCTGACGCGGCTCGATCCGGTGACCACGCGCTGGATCATCGCCGCCTTCGTGTTCGCGCTGCTGGCTCTCCTCATCACCGGCTGGCGCTATCATGGCAGGGCGCATCCGGCCGCGACCACCAGCGTCGGCGCCGTCTCCGGCTTCTGCAGCGGACTGGCGCAAACCGGCGGACCGCCGGTCGTCGCCTATTGGCTCGGCCAGCCGCTCACGAGCGCCGTGGCGCGCGCCAACATCGTGCTGTTCTTCGCGATCTCCGATGTCTTTTCCGTCGGCAGCTATCTCGCGGGCGGGCTCTTGACCGCAGACGTCATCAAGCTCGCGCTGCTCACCGGACCGATCTACGGGCTCGGGCTGTTCATCGGCGCGCAGCTGTTCGGCATCGCCAGCGAAACGCTGTTTCGCCGCACCTGCTACAGCCTGATCGCATTGGCTGCGGTCGCCGGCCTGCCGGCGCTGGATTCGGTGCTGCGCTGA
- a CDS encoding NAD(P)/FAD-dependent oxidoreductase, whose protein sequence is MTISRRAFLALSAAMVAPAALRPVPVHAAPVALPRETEVVVVGAGAAGIAAARRLQAAGRKVVVIEASGRLGGRCWTDTETFGVPFDRGARWLFSQSSNPVAKLARSVGIDVYAAPQAPKVRIGQRNARAGETEDLLATMVRAKRAIADPARRADVAALDAMPKDLGEWTKTLEFTLGPAVVSKDLNEVSAFDLARLEPRDAGAFCRQGLGVLVAKLGDAVPVVLNAPVTRIVWSGRELAVETASGRVTARAIIVTASTNVLNAGKIRFVPELPKRQLDALGKLGLGSYDHIVLELPDNPLGLQRDDIVAEKSDSGQTGLLLANIGGSSLCSVDVAGSFGRDLAAKGEVAMVAFAADWLGKLYGRDIKNAIKRATVTRWNDEPFVLGAMSAAAPGAQGARKTLAEPLGGLLFAGEATHETLWGTVGGAWESGERAAEAALRRIGALRPIAEERPPAPRRPKRNTADGLQ, encoded by the coding sequence ATGACAATTTCACGCCGTGCGTTTCTGGCTCTGTCGGCGGCGATGGTGGCGCCAGCGGCGTTGCGTCCGGTGCCGGTCCATGCGGCGCCCGTGGCGTTGCCCCGCGAGACGGAGGTGGTGGTCGTCGGGGCAGGCGCAGCCGGCATAGCGGCCGCGCGACGGTTGCAGGCTGCAGGCCGTAAAGTTGTCGTGATCGAAGCCTCCGGCCGGCTCGGCGGCCGCTGCTGGACCGATACTGAAACCTTCGGCGTGCCGTTCGATCGCGGCGCCCGCTGGCTGTTCTCCCAAAGCAGCAATCCGGTGGCGAAGCTGGCGCGCTCGGTCGGAATCGACGTCTATGCGGCCCCGCAGGCGCCGAAGGTCAGGATCGGCCAGCGCAACGCCCGCGCCGGCGAAACCGAGGATTTGCTCGCGACCATGGTGCGCGCCAAACGCGCCATCGCCGATCCCGCCCGCCGGGCGGACGTGGCGGCGCTGGATGCGATGCCGAAGGATCTCGGCGAATGGACCAAGACGCTGGAGTTCACGCTCGGGCCCGCGGTGGTCTCGAAGGATCTGAACGAGGTGTCGGCATTCGATCTGGCGCGGCTGGAGCCGCGCGATGCCGGCGCGTTCTGCCGCCAGGGACTGGGCGTGCTGGTGGCGAAGCTCGGCGACGCCGTGCCGGTGGTGCTGAACGCGCCGGTGACGCGTATCGTCTGGTCCGGCCGTGAGCTCGCCGTGGAGACCGCCTCCGGCCGCGTGACCGCGCGTGCCATCATCGTCACCGCCTCGACCAACGTGCTGAATGCCGGAAAGATTCGCTTCGTGCCCGAGCTGCCGAAGCGCCAGCTCGATGCCCTCGGCAAGCTCGGCCTCGGCAGCTACGATCACATCGTGCTGGAACTGCCGGACAATCCACTCGGACTGCAGCGTGACGACATCGTCGCCGAGAAAAGCGACAGCGGCCAGACCGGCCTACTGTTGGCCAATATCGGCGGTTCATCGCTGTGCTCGGTCGATGTCGCAGGCAGCTTTGGCCGCGATCTCGCGGCCAAAGGCGAGGTGGCGATGGTCGCGTTCGCGGCCGACTGGCTGGGCAAGCTCTACGGCCGCGACATCAAGAACGCGATCAAGCGCGCGACGGTGACGCGTTGGAATGACGAGCCGTTCGTGCTCGGTGCGATGTCGGCGGCAGCGCCCGGCGCGCAGGGTGCGCGGAAGACTTTGGCCGAACCTCTCGGTGGGCTACTCTTTGCGGGTGAAGCCACTCACGAGACGTTGTGGGGCACGGTGGGCGGCGCGTGGGAATCCGGCGAGCGTGCAGCCGAAGCGGCGCTGCGGCGGATCGGTGCGCTGCGGCCGATTGCCGAGGAAAGGCCGCCCGCCCCGCGCCGGCCGAAGCGCAATACGGCGGATGGATTGCAGTGA